The Crassostrea angulata isolate pt1a10 chromosome 1, ASM2561291v2, whole genome shotgun sequence nucleotide sequence AACTAAACAGACACTCCTATTTCTGTCAGTGGTTTCTCCTATTCCTTTAATAATGGTTACTGGTTACTGGTTACTGGCAATGTTAGAGTCAGCAACTCTGATGATGGGCCATGTTATACCCTGAGAATTTTTACCCTATAACAGCTAGAGAACttcaaaacaactttgataGTGTAATAATTAGGGTTATAAATCATAgccttgcattttataaaatcaatactTATACAGAACTTGGGTCTCTTGGCCTTCTCACAGGAAGGCCTATCCTGAAAtctctatttaaaaaaaggaaagtcCACTCCATGAATATAACTGGGCAGCACTGTCATGCCTGCCTGTGATATTGATGCTCTCGAGACCCGATCTTAACTATTGGATTTACTTGAACTGCAACAGTTCTGTGTCAAGATTGATTTGTGACATCACTCACTGATGAGCTCATTGGATCACGTAATTATACTGTTAGATTACTCTAACTGAGACGGCCAGGAATTAACTACCAGACAGCTAACATTCACTACAAGATTTAGTACAGAACTGTAAAACCTATATGGAGTGCTATTAATTAGCTGTCATATGTTTTACTTAATGTCATGCaatgtttgtttattatcaGCATCACAGCTATTATATAGCTGGAGCATATCTGGTATTCTAAACTTAGTCCCAGGTCATCAGCTGGCAGAGTTCAAAAAGTTATAGTACTGTCTTTTACTAGCgatttttgtcttttaaaaaatgatttcttaaggtacagggttagggtttgggttagggttacgCTTTTTAGTTTCCTTGTTTTGCATGTGTCATGTGTGTATATAAGACATCAGCATTATTACGTTAATCCAATGCTTTAATGTTACAAGCAGACACATCCTGGATCTATTAATATTCTTAATTATGCCATTTTGTAAACATGGTAGATTTCTTAAGaaaatttacaagatttttttcttctcgAAAATTCTAAATTAGAAATCATGAGATTACggttatagaaaaaaaaatcaaggtcAGAAAATTATGACTGTCACATATAAAATGCTCTCAGCTATATGTAGTTTTCAATGTATGAAGTTTGATTCAATGTGAGGAAGGATGGAAATAGAGGCATGACACACACTAATTGTCCCCACCATATACATTTCAggacatgaaattttatttctaaaaaaaaacacatattgAGAAGAATATGATCTTGAAAGCTGTTATGATAATTTAAAAGTCAATGTACTACTATTTCAGAATATACAAGCTGGGAATTACTGAATTGTTTTTGCTCATATCGACTTGATCAATTATCTTTACAAAGCACTAAAACTGTTGAGGCAAACACAGCAAAAAATTAGATAAAAGCATGTGCTGTAATAGCCATTCTACTAGGGCTGATGCATCAGTCCCAGGGGACTGTGCCGGACTGTACATTCCATAAACCATCACACTGCAGACAGCCAGGGGGCTCTGTTATCTCCATTGCACAAATATGTCACTTTATATTAACATacttaaatcaaataatatatgctgggtttcataaataatatcaatatttacctcacattaaaaaatgaatgtgcTTATTTACACTTTCTGCTCCCCAAAATTGCTAACATGGTTTAAATACTAGAAATCTTCATAATTCTCAAAAGGAAATTGTTATATTATAATTTGTTCAATTCCATGCCATGAATTTTAATGGATTGATCTGCTATGCACTATACTGCAGTCCTATGGAGATATGTGCAGATATTTTGTTGCAGAGTGATATCATAGATAAAGCACTTATCTTATTTTATCTTATCGTCATTGCCACTATAAGATCCGATTCAGTATCTCAAACATGGGTCCAAATGACACCAAAGGATGATACATTTTCCATTGTTCATAAATGCATGAGCTTGACAAATCTGATTAATTGACTGCTGGGGTTGTACCTTTCCCATTGCAGGCACTGCTTTCACTGGATgacatttaacatttaaaatatctattATCTATTGTGGTGTTCATCATAACGATGATGTAATACATTATATAATGTCATAATGATAATGCTGGATATTTATAACTTGAACAGGAACACACACTATCCCACCCTACAATATTAGTATATAGGTGTAAatgtatatgtgtgtgtgtgaaacAGTTACCTGGCCTTCTGAAATAACCAAATTCATCTTgaattcttatacatgtatactgtactTAAGAGAAGAAAAGTTATAAATACGGTTATACCTTAATTTGTACAAGTTAATgcaacaataattatttttagggttctgcttatatatttgttattttactgATCAAAGTATATCATACCTGATATTGTGAGATTTAGACATGCTTAAATCTTGTCTcatcttgttattttaaaaaaaaaatcaatttttttataaatatgcacTGCATCTAAGACAGACACCAAGTAACAATGATCAAGTATACATTCATAGATGAGGATAGCATTGAGTTCAACAGATATCCCAAATCTTTTCTAATGTTCCTTTGTTCTGAAAGTCACTCTTTTAAAAGCacgtgttttttttctttgtcaaCAAAAATCAATCCCTATAATCACGTTATTTTAAATGCCTGGTTGCAAAATAATTCAGTTCTCTTCACGAGAATTATTGTTTTCACACATGTTCTGAATTAGAATGTTGCAAGGCTAAGAAAAATCGCTTTCTCCAAATAATGACCCGTGTGGTTTTATCCCTTCCTTATTTTGACAGATCAGCTGTCAGCGAAATGCACATTTCGTTATTGAATTTTAACCTCATCAAAATTATTTCAGCCGACTGGAGGACTCACCTCTGACTTGGTTTTGTGGTGGTGGACGAATCCGTTCTGATTACTCATGACGACAGCATATCAGTCTCTCCGAATCCCTCGAATTCTTTCAGTAAATATAGCTACCCTTCCAtcgaacaaaagaaaaataataacaagagaATTAGCCCGAAAACTATTTGTGTCGAGATATTTGATTGGTTCTCAATTCCTGTGGCGtaataataaacataatatctttCGGTAATTTTTGCCCCTGTTGTTGCCGTTTCTTagtatttttccaaattttgaattttcaagagttattttgGCTCAAACAATGAcaaaaataagtaaaacaacaacaacataaTTATCTTTCACATCTTCGTGCATTCCATATTATCTACATGAATGCAGCTGATTGACCAATTACTAACTTGGTTACAAAATACAGTTTGGACGTGATCAAAGGGAAAGCACTTGCATTGTTTTGGTTGGAGAATGACGTCATGATATGACATTTTATGATCCGAGATAAAACcataattattacaaaagaaataaaaatttgaacacATCCAATTCAAAGATGTCTATAAGCATGATAAGAACATATACATTGGCATAACCTAATGATTCTCCTGATTATACATTGTATAGGCTATAACGTTAATATCTTTATTCATAAACTGATAAAGGCACCTATTTTCCTTAGCGTTATAGTTAATCTCAATATATGGTttacaattacatttttttctagaCTGTTAATACCAATGTTCattaatattgattattttgcGCGTTTGCTGCAATTTAACCCGATTAAACATTCCGGATAAATTATATCTGCATTCGCGTATTTAGATTCCTCAAATACACAGTTTCTATTTccgcaaaaaaataatttggagGTTGGCTCATCATCATAATATTGATTatcttttcaataaaattgCCTGAAAATGGCTGACAGAAAGGCCGAGCTTGAGAGGAAGAAGCTCAAACTAGAGCAAATGAGGAAAGAAAGAGAGGAGAAAAATCGACAGCGAAAAGTGAAAGAGGTAAAATCTGCAGTCAGTCACTGCCTCAGTAAAGTGACATTTTTGTACCCTGAGTCTACTATCCTGGGGTTGTGTTTTGATAGTTTCTTTCATTATGCTGATAAGTATATTTCAGTACTTTTAAATTTagtttattcaattttacaataataatgCAACTATTTGTACTTCATTCACATAAAGTCCTATATTGCATATGTTGACACCAACTTTTACAGTAGGCCTAGACATGTATGGGGCATAGTTATGCCACCACTAGTCAGATGAGTATGTTAAGTTGCCACATCTTGATGTTGACTTGTCGGATAATTATgccgacttgtcagatctttatgtcgaaTTGTCACTTAttggcttttttaaaaatttgatgcgTAAATGTGTCCACGCCCAAATTGTGCCATCCAGTTGACATCATATTTACTGATAAGGCGACATAACGATCTGACTAGTTAACATAATCATCGTTGGAGTCGACATCACTTTCTAGGAAGTCGTAatattatctgacaagtcgacataattgtCTGATAAGTCAACATAGTTTTCTGTTAAGCCCACATATCATCTGACAGGTCAACATTATTCTCTAACaagtcaatttaaaaatttgaatgagGATTTTCTTTGAACTAGCAGCCATTTTGCtattctgtttttaaattctatGCCTACATGTACCTAATCAGTACCCCTACCTTACGTACTCTGGCACTCAATGGTTTCAGCTAAAAAGTTGCCCTCATAATGAGTCAATAACTGTATAGTATTTATTGATTGATTTACGGTAATCTGAATCAGTGTGATATTTATCTTTTCTGAGATTTGGCTATTAAGCTAGCTATCTTATTATGTATTGCAAtgtcatttattcattttttatgatattgcAACAACACTTTTCATCTTTAAAGTTAATGTATTGATATGCTCAAAACTGTTCATGCATCTAAAGcatttatgtacattttcacTCAGTATCTTTGGAAAGCATGATGCTGATGAAGCTTTCAAATGACACTAATCAGAACACAAGAGGGGCATAGTGTTCCCCTTGTAGTTGTACCCCTTGTAATTGTACCCCATGTCCTGATGGAAAAGGAATGAAGCGTAAACAGTCAGATGTTCCTTACAATGTAGTAAGCACTGTACTGAGTTTACTACCTAAGACCTTgcattaaatattgttaaaccTTCAGGGTGGGGAAGAAAAGAAGGTTGCCCCGACAAGTAGCGGTCAGTCCCAAGATCTGCGGGCCCAGACCGATGAGCTGTTATCAAGTTTAGGAATCCCCCCTGCATCAGGTAAACATTACAGTTTtgtcttatttttattattgcCCATAGATTCAATTTGAAATTGGGATCCACCGGCTTAAGGTAACATTTGATGAAGCTGCTAAAGAGCTTTCCTGGCAGATTGATgctgaagaaaagaaaaaaaaaacttcttacaAACCAAAAAGATATTGTACAACCAagatttgaaaatgttcaaCATGAATTTCTTAGATATGGCCAATTATAGAACAAAATTCtaaaaaagttgtttaaaaattcactaTTTAACTTCATCATTTTCATAGGGATAATAGATCATTGAGAAGAATAATATTCAACAAATAAAGATAGTCCATTCTTGACATATGTTTAAGTTTTAACACATTTTCAAGTTTTAACACTTTACACAATAATAATCTCAAGAGAAGAGTATGTAACACGACTATTCCTTTACAGGGAATGATTCTCAGGCTGTGGTACAACCAGTCAAGGAGACAGTGGGCCCCAATGAAGGGGCACCTGCTACTTCTGCAGTTACCACTCAACAGTAAGGCACCAGGcttataagataaaaaaaatgagaaaataacCATCTTTTGCAAATGacttaacaacaaaatattagtaATCATAGTTTGCTCTGCCTTTGATAAGgttttgaaattaattgaaaattctaatcctaaaagcaaaaatttttgaaaacacatTTTTCTCTTATGAATTTCTTCAGTCTAATTAGACTTGTTAAATTGCTCCTCTGTGATATCTTATAcaagatgtatacatgtactagtgaaTCATATAGGAGTGGTTTAATTTACAAGTCTAATTTGATTAGATTGAAATTTCTTTATCCTTTTTTTAACGGTactccctttattttaacagaGCAAGTCGTCGGAAAGCCAAATTAACGGTGACAAAGGTTGGAGAAACAAACATTCCACCTCGTGAAAATGTGACTTACAGCAAAGAGACCCAGACTATAGTAGTAGATACCACAGAGAAAGAAGGCAAGTACTCGCAGATTATTACAGTTTATTGCTAGTGCTCTTTGTTTTATCATTATCTCAGCTAATGTAATAGTGTAATAATGTAATAGTGTGATCCTTTAAAATTTCTAATGATGATTGATATATGATTGTTTATCTCTGTGagccaacattttatttttgcagtaagatttttttctagTCAGTGAATGATTGTAATAATGTGATATTGTATGATTCAGCAAGAATGTGTAAGAATTATGAATACCATGTTATGTGCTGAAAAAGAACCTTTGAGTGATTATTCCCAATTTATAGCTCACAGAGAAAATCTTGTTTGAAGACACTAcataattgtaattttattgttCTCTTGATTACATCTCTCAACAACTGATTTAGTTAAtgagatttaatgattttggtTGAATAGGCCATAGATTTGGAGGTAGGCATTTTTCTTAAGCAACTTTTTCCTCAGAAGTGagtcaatatattttgttgCATTAGAAACATGATATCAGGCTTTGCATCtcaataaatatttgtatatcaTTTCTAAGAAGCTGTGTCATGATTAAGCATCGATGCCTGTTCATATCTGGATGTTGTTTTGGTCAAGAgattaaaactacatgtaccttagtttcaaaataaaataaacattgtcTATCTACTACATAGACGAaagttttcaatttgttttaagaTAAATTCTTTATTTAGATTTTGATCTTTAATCGCCTTATAGTTACATGTAGACCTACTCTTACTACACATTACAGACTCTTTTATCATTATTTGTCATTTGCGAGCATGCAGTagaaaattaagttttttcTGTATTATTGAAAATGTGCTATGGCAACATTTGAAGAATGTGTTCTTGGATTGATTCAAAAGCAGAAACTTGCATGTTTCAGTAAAACTAGATTCTTTatattctatatacatgtaaaagcttTAATCAAGAATGGAAATAATGTCATTATATCAGAGACTTTAAATGAGAACTGCTGGGTGTATCTATTATGTAGTCGGAATGAGTCGGACTGATTATTTGACTTAGCCTATGTTGGTAGCATTTGATTTCTAGTACTTACATGACTGATTGTTTTCATGCTTGCATTAGCCCGAGGGCCGTGGGATTATTACGGTGAGTGGAGTTTTGACCTTAACTGGTCGGGATATCATTTTATCAGAGTATCTATTGCCATGGTTACATGAAAAAATCTGTAGTTGCGTGCAAAAGTTAACTTCTATTATTTAAGAGTCggtgtaatttttaattttcttttgtttcacaCAACTTACAATAGATTTAGTTTAATGCTGCTTCGTATTGATACAGTCCATAAGGTTTGTCCATGTTTTAAGCACAATTCTTTTGtgtgtaaaaatcaaagtattctAGAAATGACCATCTTGAGTTTTGGCCTACGATATAACGTAATATCAGTATTTTAAGCTTGATGAAGTATTTTCAATGTTTAGATAAGATTCAGTGACTCTTAAAATGCACCTTCCATCTGAAGTAGAACACTAGGACATCCCTCTGTTGCTTGGTCTTTTGTTGTTTGCTTTTCAtgcctgtctgtctgtttgtttttaatcttaatATTTGTCTGCTTAGCTTCTCAGTAAGTTTGTATATAGAAAATCTCTTTcatcatttcaaaaattaacCAAATTCTGTGGTTATGTTTATGTATAcaaatatttcacaaataattatttagttgtaagttcaaaaaatatatgcttttgtttgtaaatttaaaaagtaacaaCAGAAAAAACTAACATGGTTCTAATGTATGTGccattgttttggttttttttatttttgagagGATGCACAAGATGAGtacaaattgataataaatatattcttaGAGATCTGATCACTTTGATTGGTTGAGATGACGTGGAGCTTTTCTATTTCTAGATGATCACTCTGacgatacatgtagtttatccAGTCTTGTCAGGGGTACGTTTTCTTTGTGTTAGATCAGCCAGCAGACATTTTGTTTCTGTTGtagaattatctccctttgttgtgattatttatTGATTCATCTGACTGATATATAAACAGGAAGATTTCTCATTCTATTCAAATCATCTTTTCTCTGAAAGTGGAAGGTGTATTTTATCAATAAGGATGCATcctatacatatataaaatactttagaaaaaaaacccacaatgattatttgtttaaattgttgtttaattGGCTTAGGAAGAAAACATATTATTTCCACAGCATGTTTAGTAAAGTCAGTATTTTGTTAAGATTTCGCGGTGATTGTTGAGTTAACAGGGTGTGGTTTTCTTCCATTGCGGCCGGGACTCCATCTATAGGTGCGTCCTCTCGCCTGAGTTCACCTCGTCATAGCAACTCCTCCCCCCATCATGGATCCCCCCGATTCACACACCATGATATGGAATGGGAGGATGAATTTGAGTTTTATGACGAAGGTGCACCTAGTCGTGGTTGTCGtcgttttcttttgttttcacTGTCGTGTAGTTGTATTGCTTCTTGACCAgatgttgttgttttcttttgttgtcACTGTCGTTTAGTTGTCACTCTATTATTCAATGTGTCGCAATGTTTTTTGCACCAGAAATTTCTTTCTGTTTAGTAAAGAAGTTTGTTTGGTTTTCTTATACTGAAATGCATTGCTAACATGTATAAGTGCATAACATGTACAAACTActttttttatgtgtaaaaaCTTCATCAAGTATACTGCactaatttctaattatctgtATCACTTTAAGATAACCTCTGATACCTAGTACATTGTATTTGGTCAAGGTTTGCTGATTGACAGTTGTCACTTACGTCATCTGTCGCAGGAATTGTGTGACGCCTTGTTGCACCATTTGATTCTCAGTCTGCTTTGTTGGCTAATGTTTCTATCTTCAGACGATATGATAGCCATTGTTTTGCCTCGACAAGAACAGTGATGAATCTTTTTATATGAACCAATACATATCTATCCCAAATTGTCCACTGCATGCTCCGTTTCTTTAGACATGTTGATGTATTTTCCGTGTATCTGCCGGCATGTCCATTGTCAATGTATCATCATATGTTATGACATTTATGTATCTTTGAAATGGAAGGTGCATTTTTGCTATCACTtacaaaaacaaccaaaaacaaatacaattgAAACTGCTTTTAAGTATCTATTgctaattattgaaaaattagaTTAGAATAGAACAGTTATTTCTGTTTGTTAGCATGAGGATGCTGTAGATATCTGGGTTTGTAGAATTGTTCAGCACTGCGAGGACGGAGCAGAGCTTTGGCTTTTGTATTGAATGCTTTGAGACCAGAAATTGTCACTGGAAATTGCtaaatgaacaattttattttcagctttttatatttaaaaagaaaagaaaggatCTTTACATTTTTTCCCTCTTTGAATGCAATGTAATATGTTggtggtgattatttcttattttgccattctgaaatatttaatttgacaaTGTAAGTTATGCTTCTTGTGTACATGCAGATGTAAAGTCATGACTTGTATGCTGTTTTGCATTGATGAAATATGCCTTAAGTTACAAGTcttcaaagattttgaaaataggATAAAAATGTTACCTTTCAATTTATTGAACTCATTTTTTCATGTAGGCTTTGATAATAGTTTCTTCACATTAAATAATCCCTATGCATTGAACATTGAGCACTGATCTAGTTATTGGACAGCCGCGTTGAATTGCTAACACTCAGTTCTTACTTATGACGACCCTCGTGGTCACTCAGATGAGGACACAGACTCCATTGATGTCCACCCCGCCCCCACTCACCACAAGATGCCCCACGTGGAGAATGTACACCCCACACTGACCCAGGAGGACATCCAGAAACAGGAAGAAAAACCAAGTAAGTACTCTACtggttaccatagcaacggttaGCATTGTTCATATTCAAGTATCATGGATTCTGTGTAAAAGATTCATTTACCGGTATTGTTTTTTCATGAATGTTAAGAATTCTATAGCAAAATCTCCAGATTCAACTCTATAGAGAGCTTTCTTATTGAAAATAAGATCTTGACATCCTTATTCAATCAAAAAACCTTGAAAGAACGTGTATGGGTATTGTTGTTGCTGAAACTTATTGAAGCATCACTCAAGAATTTGATAAAAGAGAATTCCTATTTTATGTTAATCAGGTGCACCAGCTACAAAAGGTATATACTCAGATTCTTTTGTTGCTGTAACTAAGTTCtctctttatttcttataaccCCTTGTTAAACAGAAGCATGCGTGTCCCTCAGTACGGCAGCCTGTCCatagtacatatgtacatgtatttgtagtgGCCGTTCCCGATTCGCTGATTTGTGTTTGGAAGTACGGGGTTACTAATTGTCAcatcaaatatatattcaatttgatctatatttttaaatctcTATCTTCTGTTGTATTTTGAGAATGGATAACTGaacagttttaattaaaaataacaacaaaaatgatattttacattGATTAAGTTTCATGTTAATCAGATTCTCCAGTCACCATGGTCAAAAAAGGTATAGCATGACAAATGAATAATAATCTTTAAGACTAAATTTATCTCTCTTGTTAAAAAAAGCATGAGTGTGAGTACATTGTACAGCAGATTTTGTACGAACACATCCAGTGGGACGCAGTTATTGGCTTCTCTAAGTAACCAGCAGCCAGCAGTTTGAGTTTAAGTGGCAGGGTCTTAAGTGTCACTGATTTCATTTTCTGGCTTGCTTCTTATGCTACTGATCATTTTATTGCTGTTTCAGGGAGTTAAAGCAAAAGGAATCAGTTGCTACTTGATGTTATAACTCATGCTTCCGAGATTTTTCCCTCTCAAATAGACGGCCTTTATGTATATAGAATCttgacaaaaaatatgtggGAAAATTTGAACTTGGGTTTTCTTTGCTTCAAAATAATCTTCTGTTTGAGTCCAACAGCAGCTATTCCATCTTAATTCTTTATGCCCATAGAATatctactgtaaattccttttttacgGGAGTACTTAATTGCACGATTCCTcttttttgtatcaaattgcaagaatttaaaatcaagttcaccaattttttgttataattttctatagtttaaaactgtctgaaaaataaaagtgatattttataatCTGCAAAggttgcttctcgcgattttatacTGAAAATAATTCctcatgtttaattaggaatctacagtttaTAACCAAAATTTATCTATACATGTTATCTCTCTATGTAGTCATGGTAATGTTTTCTCTCATCATTACTATTTATATACTCTCAATTACTAAAATCATATGGATTATGAGGGTAAGTTTACAATGACACAAAGTAACTTGTATAAAGATTTAAGAAACGGAAAATATGACAGAATTACGGTATATTGTTACTAAACGTAGTTGTCAATTGGAACATGAATCATGTATGCTTAAGTGTACTTTATTTATTGACTAGAGCTTGGAAAGCTGTACAAGTGAGTTACAATATATTCACGATACACAATATATGTCGCGTAACAAGGATTGACTTGTGTTGTAGTTATTGAGCTGAGCGAGGAGGAGAAGAAACAGATTATGATGACAGAAGAGTTCCAAACCTTCTTCAATAAGACGACGCGGATCGTGGAGCGAGCTCTCGACGAGGAGATTGATATATTTGTGGATTACGCGGGTGGAGAGTCAGAAGATATGGAGAGGTATGTGGACAGAATGAGGCAGTCCTCATAGAGATCTTGTCAAATAACTGGTggacaaaaaaaatatgtaaacactGGAATGAGGCAGTGCTTGTAGAGTTCTTGTCAAATAACTGGtggacaaaataaaaaatatgtttacaccATTATTGCAAGTAGCAACGGCATAACATTGCCAATTAATTGGTGAAATATCTTTACATTTCTATTGCAAATTAGAGATGCATTATGTTACTCTTCCACCAAAGATTATAGATTCTTAACTGTTCAATTATTTATCATAcagtattttaattacattttcataTGTTTTTAAGGAAGTCGGCTTACTTTTgcatcagaaaaaaaatgatgcaaatTTGATCTCATAAGCCATATGACTTTTGTATAGTTAAAGATTGtatattcattgtttttcagTGATTTGCGGGCTGGGGAGAGACTGAAGCTCCAGAGGAACTTCTTTGACGAGCGATGGTCTAAGCACCGGACTGTGACCAGTCTCGACTGGTCCAAACAGGTACTGGAAACGTATTATATCCCacatatacaatatacatatatactatactgattcaaacaagtttttttaacCCACCCATACTTGCTCCCTCTTGTCTCcattaaagttaaatattactgtacatgactgtatatattatatattttcaactttCTGGATAGGCAAAATTGATACGCATTGAtttcaagaaataaaatgacataGCACATTTACTGTAGTCAGCTTAATTTGTTACTTGTGATGTCTTCATCTAATACTGACACAGTAACTCTAATTCTTGTATTGCCTTTGAAAGTAACTTTTTCTAtcaatatcatttaaattgataaaattagtCGAACCGCATATAGTTGTGAACATATTGACTGTGTCTTCAGCATCCTGAATTGTTGGTGGCATCCTACAATGCTAATGAGG carries:
- the LOC128186130 gene encoding cytoplasmic dynein 1 intermediate chain 2-like isoform X8, whose amino-acid sequence is MADRKAELERKKLKLEQMRKEREEKNRQRKVKEGGEEKKVAPTSSGQSQDLRAQTDELLSSLGIPPASGNDSQAVVQPVKETVGPNEGAPATSAVTTQQASRRKAKLTVTKVGETNIPPRENVTYSKETQTIVVDTTEKEGHRFGARGPWDYYGASSRLSSPRHSNSSPHHGSPRFTHHDMEWEDEFEFYDEDEDTDSIDVHPAPTHHKMPHVENVHPTLTQEDIQKQEEKPSAPATKDSPVTMVKKVIELSEEEKKQIMMTEEFQTFFNKTTRIVERALDEEIDIFVDYAGGESEDMESDLRAGERLKLQRNFFDERWSKHRTVTSLDWSKQHPELLVASYNANEDSPNDPDGVTLIWNSKFKKTTPEYVFHCQSPVMSSCFAEFHPNLVVGGTYSGQIVLWDNRVNKRTPIQRTPLSAAAHTHPVYCINVVGTQNAHNLISVSTDGKMCSWSLDMLSQPQDSMELQHKQSKAVAVTCFSFLSGDVNNFVVGSEDCTVYTACRHGGKTGISEAFEGHMGPITGIDCHNVPGQIDFSPYFLTSSFDWTLKLWSIKDQKFLHSFEDNSDYVYDVQWSPIHPALFASVDGDGRLDLWNLNNETEVPTASVVAEGGVALNHCRWHGSGSSIAVGDDVGRIHIYDVAENTANPKMDEWSRFVRTLQELKQQAVEREEESSLGSVSMTSPLR
- the LOC128186130 gene encoding cytoplasmic dynein 1 intermediate chain 2-like isoform X1, which encodes MADRKAELERKKLKLEQMRKEREEKNRQRKVKEGGEEKKVAPTSSGQSQDLRAQTDELLSSLGIPPASGNDSQAVVQPVKETVGPNEGAPATSAVTTQQASRRKAKLTVTKVGETNIPPRENVTYSKETQTIVVDTTEKEGHRFGARGPWDYYDDHSDDTCSLSSLVRGASSRLSSPRHSNSSPHHGSPRFTHHDMEWEDEFEFYDEVLTYDDPRGHSDEDTDSIDVHPAPTHHKMPHVENVHPTLTQEDIQKQEEKPSAPATKDSPVTMVKKVIELSEEEKKQIMMTEEFQTFFNKTTRIVERALDEEIDIFVDYAGGESEDMESDLRAGERLKLQRNFFDERWSKHRTVTSLDWSKQHPELLVASYNANEDSPNDPDGVTLIWNSKFKKTTPEYVFHCQSPVMSSCFAEFHPNLVVGGTYSGQIVLWDNRVNKRTPIQRTPLSAAAHTHPVYCINVVGTQNAHNLISVSTDGKMCSWSLDMLSQPQDSMELQHKQSKAVAVTCFSFLSGDVNNFVVGSEDCTVYTACRHGGKTGISEAFEGHMGPITGIDCHNVPGQIDFSPYFLTSSFDWTLKLWSIKDQKFLHSFEDNSDYVYDVQWSPIHPALFASVDGDGRLDLWNLNNETEVPTASVVAEGGVALNHCRWHGSGSSIAVGDDVGRIHIYDVAENTANPKMDEWSRFVRTLQELKQQAVEREEESSLGSVSMTSPLR
- the LOC128186130 gene encoding cytoplasmic dynein 1 intermediate chain 1-like isoform X4, encoding MADRKAELERKKLKLEQMRKEREEKNRQRKVKEGGEEKKVAPTSSGQSQDLRAQTDELLSSLGIPPASGNDSQAVVQPVKETVGPNEGAPATSAVTTQQASRRKAKLTVTKVGETNIPPRENVTYSKETQTIVVDTTEKEGHRFGARGPWDYYDDHSDDTCSLSSLVRGASSRLSSPRHSNSSPHHGSPRFTHHDMEWEDEFEFYDEDEDTDSIDVHPAPTHHKMPHVENVHPTLTQEDIQKQEEKPSAPATKDSPVTMVKKVIELSEEEKKQIMMTEEFQTFFNKTTRIVERALDEEIDIFVDYAGGESEDMESDLRAGERLKLQRNFFDERWSKHRTVTSLDWSKQHPELLVASYNANEDSPNDPDGVTLIWNSKFKKTTPEYVFHCQSPVMSSCFAEFHPNLVVGGTYSGQIVLWDNRVNKRTPIQRTPLSAAAHTHPVYCINVVGTQNAHNLISVSTDGKMCSWSLDMLSQPQDSMELQHKQSKAVAVTCFSFLSGDVNNFVVGSEDCTVYTACRHGGKTGISEAFEGHMGPITGIDCHNVPGQIDFSPYFLTSSFDWTLKLWSIKDQKFLHSFEDNSDYVYDVQWSPIHPALFASVDGDGRLDLWNLNNETEVPTASVVAEGGVALNHCRWHGSGSSIAVGDDVGRIHIYDVAENTANPKMDEWSRFVRTLQELKQQAVEREEESSLGSVSMTSPLR
- the LOC128186130 gene encoding cytoplasmic dynein 1 intermediate chain 1-like isoform X3, which codes for MADRKAELERKKLKLEQMRKEREEKNRQRKVKEGGEEKKVAPTSSGQSQDLRAQTDELLSSLGIPPASGNDSQAVVQPVKETVGPNEGAPATSAVTTQQASRRKAKLTVTKVGETNIPPRENVTYSKETQTIVVDTTEKEGHRFGARGPWDYYDDHSDDTCSLSSLVRGASSRLSSPRHSNSSPHHGSPRFTHHDMEWEDEFEFYDEVLTYDDPRGHSDEDTDSIDVHPAPTHHKMPHVENVHPTLTQEDIQKQEEKPSAPATKVIELSEEEKKQIMMTEEFQTFFNKTTRIVERALDEEIDIFVDYAGGESEDMESDLRAGERLKLQRNFFDERWSKHRTVTSLDWSKQHPELLVASYNANEDSPNDPDGVTLIWNSKFKKTTPEYVFHCQSPVMSSCFAEFHPNLVVGGTYSGQIVLWDNRVNKRTPIQRTPLSAAAHTHPVYCINVVGTQNAHNLISVSTDGKMCSWSLDMLSQPQDSMELQHKQSKAVAVTCFSFLSGDVNNFVVGSEDCTVYTACRHGGKTGISEAFEGHMGPITGIDCHNVPGQIDFSPYFLTSSFDWTLKLWSIKDQKFLHSFEDNSDYVYDVQWSPIHPALFASVDGDGRLDLWNLNNETEVPTASVVAEGGVALNHCRWHGSGSSIAVGDDVGRIHIYDVAENTANPKMDEWSRFVRTLQELKQQAVEREEESSLGSVSMTSPLR